AGCGGTAAAATCGTTCTAATTCTTTTATTCGGATTTGATGGATCATTTTGAATTTTGATCGGAGCCTGTTTCCAGATTTTCATTTCAATATCATCATCTTGGATGTTATTATCCTCATAAATCAATCCATTAAGGAGAGTGTTTGTCTGATTTTCGATATCACTTAATTTGATCGTAATCGGAAGGTTGATAAATGACGGGCTGCTATCATAAACTAGCGGGCTAGCATCATCGGGTTCAGGTTTTAATGTCTCTAATTTTGAAGTAGAAGAACAGCTTGTTAATACGGCAAGCGCCGAAAACATTGTAATAATAGAAGTAAGCTTCATTTTAATATGAATTTTTAGACAAGGTAAAATTACAAAAACAATCATATTTTCTGAAAAAAGTGTAACAATAACTAAAAAAGGTAGTCTAATAGAAAAATAGGTAACATAATTATTAACTTTTTATTATCATAAATTACTTAATAAATACGTTATTATTGTCTAAAAAATTTAACAATACCATGATTGAAATTAAAGATTTACACAAATCCTATAAAATGGGAAGTTCGCAATTACATGTATTAAAAGGAATTAATTTTAATATAGAAGAAGGGGAATTGGTTGCAATCATGGGGTCGTCTGGTTCGGGTAAATCAACACTTCTTAATATTTTAGGAATTTTGGATGAAGCCGATTCAGGAAGTTATATTTTAGATAAAACGCCAATTAAAAAATTAAACGAAACAATTGCTTCAAAATATCGTAACAAATTTTTAGGTTTTGTTTTTCAGTCTTTTAACTTAATAAATTACAAAACGGCATTAGACAATGTTGCGATGCCATTGTATTATCAAGGCGTCAAAAGGAAGGAACGTTACGAGATAGCAATGAAGTATTTGGAGAAAGTAGGTTTGGGTTCTCATGTTCATCACTTGCCAAATGAACTTTCTGGAGGTCAAAAACAACGTGTTGCTATTGCAAGAGCATTAGCTTCGAATCCGAAAGTATTGCTTGCCGATGAACCAACGGGAGCTCTTGACACCAAAACCTCTTATGAAGTTATGGAGCTTATTCAAGGAATTAATGACGAGGGGAAAACAATTTTGATTGTTACACACGAACCTGATATTGCAGCAATGTGCAAAAGAAATGTTGTCCTAAAAGATGGATTAATTATCGATGATAAAAAAGTAGAACAAGTTAGAGCTTCGTCTTATGTTTAATATTGAACGTTGGCAGGAAATATTTGAAGCCATTTCTAAAAACCGTTTAAGAACATTCTTAACGGGAGTCTCTGTAGCCTCAGGAATCTTTATTTTGGTAATCTTGCTTGGTGCAGGAAAAGGTCTTCAGAACGGAATTGAAAAACAATTCGAACGTGATGCGGCTGGAATTATAGAGGTTTGGTCTGGAACTACTACTAAAGAATATAAAGGATTAAATCCGGGGAGACAAATTCAATTTCGCAATAGCGATTACAATCAATCGGTACAGAAATTCGAAGATAAATTAGATTTGAGAGCTTCAACAAATAATTACTGGGGGCAGTCTTTTGCTTATGGGAAAGAATCGGGTAATTATCAATTTAGAGGCGTAAATCCAGATTATGGCGGAATCGAGAATTTAACCATAGTTCAAGGCCGTTATGTAAATGCGAAGGATTTAGAAAGTAATGCAAAAGTAGCTGTTATCGGAATGAAATTGAAAACCGATTTGCTTAAGGATAAAGAGGCAATAGGAGAAGAAATCCTAATTAACAACATTAACTTTAAAGTAGTTGGAGTCTTTACAGATCCGGGAGGAGAAAGAGAAGAAACTCGTGCTTATTTGCCCTTAACTACAGTTCAGAAAACATTTGGTGGTGGCGATAAAATTAGCAACTTGTTTTTTACCCTAAAAAAGACAAGCAATTATGATGAAGCATTGGCTCAATCAGAAAAGTTTACCCAAGATTTAAAAAACTTATTAAAAAGTAAAAACGTAGTAGCTCCTGAAGATGATGGTGGTGTAGGAGTTTATAATTCGGTTAAAGATGCTAAACAGTTTTACGATTTAAATTTATATATCAGACTCTTTTTCTGGTGGGTTGGTATATGTACCATTATAGCAGGAGTTGTCGGAGTAAGTAATATCATGCTTATTATTGTAAAAGAACGTACAAAAGAAATCGGGATTAGAAAAGCACTGGGAGCTTCGCCTTTTTCTATTATCACTATGATTCTTCATGAATCAATTTTCATTACTACCATTGCAGGTTTTGTTGGGTTATTGGCAAGTCTTGCTTTATTGGAATTTGTTGGTCCGATGGTTCAGAGTGAGTATTTCAGAAATCCTGAAGTAGATTTTAGTGTAGCTTTAACTACTTTGGTATTACTTGTTTTTGCCGGAGCAATGGCAGGATTTTTCCCAGCCTACAGAGCAGCCAAAATTAAACCTATTGTAGCACTTAGAGACGAATAATTATGTTTAAAAAAGATAATTGGGACGAGATTTTACAGGCCTTAACCGCCAATCCTTTCAGGACTATCCTGACAGCTTTTGGTGTTTTTTGGGGAATTTTTATCTTGGTAATTTTACTTGCTGCAGGTAATGGTTTGGAAAATGGTATCAAAAAAGGTTTTGATGGAATCGCGACCAATACCATGTTTATGTGGAGTCAGACTACCTCTAAGGCTTATAAAGGTTTGCCAAAAACAAGACGTTATGACTTTAGAAATAGTGATGTAACAGCTTTAAAAGCTGCATTGCCAGATTTATTATATGTTTCTCCTAGAAATCAATTAGGTGATTTTAACGGAACCAATAACGTTGTAAGAGGCACAAAAACTTCTGCATTTACAATTTATGGAGATTACCCAGAGCTGATTAAACAACAGCCGATGGATATTATTAAAGGAAGATTTGTAAATCAGCAGGATATTGAGCAGAAAAGAAAAGTTTGCGTAATTGGTAAAGGAGTTATCAGTGAGCTTTATGGTAAAGAAGAGGAAGCGGTTGGAACCTATATAAAAATTAACAGCATTAATTTCATGGTTGTTGGAGTTTATAAATCCAAACAGCAGGGAGGAAATGCAGAACAGGAACAAAAGAATATTTTTATTCCTTTTACAACTTTTCAGCAGGCCTTCAATTATGGAGATAAAGTGGGATGGATGGCACTAACGGCAAAAGATGAAACTTCTATAACCGATTTAAAGCCTAAAATTTTAGAGATTATAAAAGCATTGCATTCTATAAATCCGACAGACGACAGAGCAGTTGGAAATTTTGACTTATACGAGCAGTTTAATAAAGTGCAAAGCTTGTTTAATATTTTAAAAGTAATTGCGTATTTCGTAGGAACATTAGTTTTGATTTCGGGAGTAATCGGAATTTCGAATATCATGCTGATTGTGGTGAAGGAACGTACAAAAGAAATAGGAATTAGAAGAGCTTTAGGCGCTACTCCTGGAGCAATTAGAGGGCAGATATTGTCTGAGTCTATATTTTTGACGATTATTTCGGGTATGCTCGGAATTGCTGTTGCAACAGGAATTATAGCACTTTTAAATATGGCATTAGATTCAATGCCTCAGGGAGAAAATACCATGTTTGCGAATCCAACTGTAGATTTGGGAGTTGTATTTGTTGCATTAATTATATTGGTCGGATCTGGTTTGCTCGCTGGATTTATCCCCGCACAGACCGCCATCAATGTGAAACCCGTAGATGCATTAAGGACAGAATAAATTATCAATCAAAATAAATCGATTAAACCAAGAACAAATGAAAAAAGGAGTAACCGTAACCATTTTAATATTTATTGCAGTTGTTTTTTTTGGCGCGCTTTACTATTTGTACGCTAAAAACCAAGAATCACCGATTGTATTTAAAACGGAAAAAGCAGAAATAAAAACTATCGTAAAAAATACTATTGCGACAGGAAATATTCAGCCTGACGAAGAAGTTTTAATCAAACCAAATATTTCAGGTATTATTGAAGAAGTGTACATCAAAGCTGGTGAAAAAATCAAAGCTGGCGATATGATTGCTAAGATTAGAGTTGTAGCAAACGTTTCGAATGTAAGTAGCTCTCAGAATCAAGTACAGACTGCTAAAATAGCATTAGATAATCAGGAAAAAATCTATAAAAGACAGAAAACATTATTTGAGAAAGATGTAATTTCTGCAAATGATTATGATGCTGCACAGCTGGCTTACAATCAGGCAAAACAAAATTATCTGGCTGCAAAACAAGGTTTGGATATTGTTAAAACAGGAACAACTTCATCTTTAGGAAATTATGCTAATACATTAATTCGTTCTACAGTGAACGGAATGGTACTAGACGTTCCGGTAAAAGTAGGTAATCAAGTTATCGAAAGTAATAACTTTAATGAAGGAACTACTATTGCTAGTGTTGCCGATGTTGGAAGAATGATTTTTATAGGAAAAATTGATGAATCTGAAGTTGGAAAAATTAAAGAAAAAATGCCAATCGAGATTACAATTGGGGCTATCGAAAACAAAAAATTTGATGCAGTTTTAAACTATATTGCTCCAAAAGGAGTTACAGAAAATGGCGCAATTCAATTTGAAATAAAAGCACAAATGATCAACAGAGACGATACTTTTATTAGAGCTGGTTTAAGTGCCAATGCTTCTATTATTTTGGAGAAAGCAGAGAAAGTTTTGGCAATAAAAGAATCATTGGTTCAATTTGACAAAAAAACACAAAAGCCTTATGTAGAAGTCGAAAATGCTCCACAGAAATTTCAAAGAAGGGATTTGGTTCTTGGAGTTAGCGACGGAATCTACGTTCAAGTTAAAAGCGGTATAAGCGATACAGATAAAATTAAAATCTGGAATCAGGGCTTGATTAACGAAGGGGACAAAGAAAAAAAATAAGCTAATTTGAAAGGTTAAGGATCTTTTTGGTTTTAAAAATGTTAAATTTGCGTAGTTCGGTTTACTGCGCCTTCATTAAAAGTATATGAAAATAAATAAATATAATAGTCTGTTTTTTGCAGTGTTATTCGGATTCGGATTAACTGGGCAGGCGCAATCAAAACAATGGACTTTGGAAGAGTGTGTGAGATATGCACTCGAGAATAATATCACAGTAAAACTATCTGAATTAGATGTAAAAAATGCTGAAATCGATAAAAGAGGAGCTTTAGGAAATTATCTTCCTTCTGTAAATGGAAATGCTTCTCACTCTTGGAATATCGGTTTGAACCAGGATGTTACAACAGGTATTTTACGTAACCAAACTACACAATATTCTTCAGTTGGGATAAACGCTGGAGTTGACATCTACAAAGGACTTCAGAATCAAAACACGATGAGAAAGGCAAAATTAAGTATCATTGCCTCGCATTATCAGCTGTTAAAAATGCAAGAAGATATTTCGTTGAATGTCGCTAGTGCCTTTTTGCAAATTTTATCTAATAAAGAAGATTTAAAGGTTAAAAAGGAGCAGTTGTTAATTGATGAAAAACGATATGCACGTTCTGAAGAAATGGTAAATGCAGGAACTATTCCGCGTGGAGATTTGTTCGATTTGAAAGCTACTGTAGCAACAGACAAACAAAATATTGCGGTTTCTGAAAATAATTTACTGATTTCTAAATTGAGTTTGGCTCAGCTTTTACAATTAAAAGAGTTTGCAGATTTTGATGTAGTTGACGATACTAATGTAGCGGATGAAAATAATATCCTAGCTCAGAGTCCAATTGAAATTTATAATAAAGCAAAAGAAACTAGAACAGAGTTGAAATTAGCACAGACCAATTTGGAGATTGCTGAGAAAAATGTTTCTATAGCCAAAGGAGCTTATCAGCCAACACTTTCTGGTTTCTATGGGTTTAATACTAGAGCAAGTTATAGCGATCAAGTTAGGTTGGATGCAAACGGTAATCCGTATACTGTAGGTCCAGACCCTATATTCCAGCAGTTTAGCGATAATAAAGGACATAATTTTGGTTTACAGTTAAATGTTCCTATTTTCAATGGTTTCTCAGTTAAGAATAATGTAGAACGTAATAAAGTAAGTTTAGAAAAATCTAAAATAGATTTAGAACAAAAAAGTTTAGATTTGCAACGTAACGTTTACACCGCTTTTACAGATGCAAGAGGAGCTTTAAATACATATGAATCTTCTACTGTAACTTTAGAGGCGAGACAGCAGGCTTACAATTATGCAAAAGAAAAATATGATGTTGGTTTAATGAATTCATTTGATTTCACTCAAGCTCAAACATTATTGACTAATGCACAGTCTGATGTTATTCGAACAAAATATGATTACATGTTTAAAATTAAAATATTAGAGTTTTATTTCGGAATTCCAATTGTTCCAATTATTACAAAATAATTCATTATGTCAAAAAAAACTGTTTATTTCTTATTAGGTGGTGCAGTAGTTATTATTGTAGCTTTGGTCGGTCTTTCTAAGGCTGGAGTAATAGGGAATAAGGACGAAGGAAAAGAAGTGGAAATTGCAAAAGTAACAGCTTCAACAATTGTTGAAACTGTTTCTGCAACAGGTAAAATTCAGCCTGAAATTGAAATTAAAATTGCTTCGATGGTGTCGGGCGAGATTATTTCATTAAATGTAAAAGAAGGGCAAGTGGTTAAAAAAGGAGATTTATTAGTAAAAATAAATCCTGATTTATATACCTCTGGATTAGAAAGATCTGTTGCAAATTTAGCTGGAACAAAAGCAAGTCTAACTCAGTCTGACGCAAGTTTTAAAGAGGCAAAAGGAAATTATGAGCGTAATAAAATATTGTATGATAAAGGTGTAATCTCAAAATCAGATTGGGATAAAGCCATTTCTTCTTTTGAAGTGGCCAAAGCAACAAAACAAAGCGCTTATTACAATGTTCAAAGTGCTTCGGCATCTGTTACCGAAGCCAAAGACAATTTAGGACGTACCACAATTTATTCTCCTGCAGATGGAACCATTTCTGTATTAAATGTAGAATTGGGAGAAAGAGTTTTAGGAACACAGCAAATGGCCGGAACGGAGCTTTTGCGCGTGGCAAACCTAAACAATATGGAGGTTGAAGTTGATGTAAATGAAAATGACATTGTAAAAATTAAGATTGGAGACGAAGCAAATGTTGAAGTAGATGCTTACTTAAAAAAGAAATTTAAGGGAATTGTAACCAGTATTTCTAATTCTGCTAGTACAACATTAACTTCAGATCAGGTAACGAATTTTAAAGTTAAAGTTCGTATTCTGAAAGATTCTTATCAAGGTTTATTAGAAGGAAAACCAAGCACATATTCTCCTTTTAGACCAGGAATGACTGCTACTGTTGATATTATTACGACAACAAAAAATAATGTTTTGGCGGTGCCAATTAGTTCTGTTGTGGTAAAGTCGGATACTACTGCTGTAAAAGATTTTAAGGTTGAAGATCCAAATGAAGATAAAAAACCAGCTCCAAAAAATGATAAAAAATTCGAATGTGTTTTTGTGAAAGTTGGAGATAAGGCTAAGATTAGAGTTATTAAAACTGGAATTCAGGACGATACGAATATTGAAGTTATGTCTGGTCTTAAACCTGGAGATGTTGTCATTACAGGGCCATACACAACAGTTTCTAAAGATCTTAATTCTGGAGACAAGGTAAAGCTTAAGAAAGCTGAGGATCCAAAAAAATAACAATATAAGCATATTGTCATCCTGAGCAAAGTTGAAGGCTAATGCTAGAAAGTCTGCAACTTTGCTCAACCTGACATCAATAATTAATTTTTAAAACTACATATTTTGTCTTTTATTCTCAATATCGAAACGGCTACTAAAAACTGTTCTGTATCTATTGCAAAAGATGGTCATACTATTGTTTGCAATGAATTGGCAGATGAAGGCTATTCGCATGCCGAAAAACTTCATGTTTTTATTGAAGAAGTAATAGCAAAAGCAGGAATTTCGGCGAAGGATTTAAATGCTGTTGCAGTTAGCCAAGGTCCGGGATCTTACACTGGTTTAAGAATTGGTGTTTCGGCAGCAAAAGGGTTATGTTATGCTTTAAATATTCCGTTAATTGCTGTAGATACTTTACAGACTCTAGCTTCTCAGGCGGGAGTAACAGACGGAAAAATTATACCCATGTTAGATGCTCGCCGTATGGAAGTTTACAGCGCTATTTTTAACTCAGATTTGACAGTTGAAAGAGCAATCCAAGCTGAAATTATTGACGAAAATTCATTTCAAGAATATACAGATAAACTTTATTTTGTTGGCGATTGTGCTGATAAATGTAAACCTGTTTTGACTAAAGACAATTTTGTGTTTTTAGAAAATGTAAAATATCCTTCAGCGCAAGCAATGAGTAAAATCAGTTTTGATAAGTATCAAAAAAGCGACACTGTAGATGTCGCTTATTTTGAACCTTATTATTTAAAAGATTTTATGATTGCTCCTCCAAAAAAACAATAATTATTTCTGAATAGTATATGGCTGAATTGCGATTCCAGCTTCATCCAAAGCGATTTTACAATTCTCTAAAGTTTCAGAAAAAACAGCTCCGTAGTTGGCATTTTTTGCCCATGGTCGAACCGCAAAATCAATAGAACTTGCCGATAGATTTTTTACAAAAACTTCTGGTGCAGGCTTCTTTAATACGTTAGGATTTTTATTTAAAACATCTATAAGAATTTCTTTTGCTTTTTTGATATCAGAATCATACGAAATAGAGAAAGTCAAATCGGCTCTTCGTTCTCCCTGCATAGAGTAATTAATGATGTTTCCGTTGGATAAAGCACCATTTGGAACAAAAACCGTTTGGTTATTTCCAGTAAGCATTTTTGTTACAAAAATCTGAATTTCAAGAACTGTTGCAATAATGCCTTGTGCTTCTATTGTATCTCCAACTTTAAATGGTTTAAAAACAATAATAAGC
The Flavobacterium humidisoli DNA segment above includes these coding regions:
- a CDS encoding ABC transporter ATP-binding protein: MIEIKDLHKSYKMGSSQLHVLKGINFNIEEGELVAIMGSSGSGKSTLLNILGILDEADSGSYILDKTPIKKLNETIASKYRNKFLGFVFQSFNLINYKTALDNVAMPLYYQGVKRKERYEIAMKYLEKVGLGSHVHHLPNELSGGQKQRVAIARALASNPKVLLADEPTGALDTKTSYEVMELIQGINDEGKTILIVTHEPDIAAMCKRNVVLKDGLIIDDKKVEQVRASSYV
- a CDS encoding ABC transporter permease, translating into MFNIERWQEIFEAISKNRLRTFLTGVSVASGIFILVILLGAGKGLQNGIEKQFERDAAGIIEVWSGTTTKEYKGLNPGRQIQFRNSDYNQSVQKFEDKLDLRASTNNYWGQSFAYGKESGNYQFRGVNPDYGGIENLTIVQGRYVNAKDLESNAKVAVIGMKLKTDLLKDKEAIGEEILINNINFKVVGVFTDPGGEREETRAYLPLTTVQKTFGGGDKISNLFFTLKKTSNYDEALAQSEKFTQDLKNLLKSKNVVAPEDDGGVGVYNSVKDAKQFYDLNLYIRLFFWWVGICTIIAGVVGVSNIMLIIVKERTKEIGIRKALGASPFSIITMILHESIFITTIAGFVGLLASLALLEFVGPMVQSEYFRNPEVDFSVALTTLVLLVFAGAMAGFFPAYRAAKIKPIVALRDE
- a CDS encoding ABC transporter permease gives rise to the protein MFKKDNWDEILQALTANPFRTILTAFGVFWGIFILVILLAAGNGLENGIKKGFDGIATNTMFMWSQTTSKAYKGLPKTRRYDFRNSDVTALKAALPDLLYVSPRNQLGDFNGTNNVVRGTKTSAFTIYGDYPELIKQQPMDIIKGRFVNQQDIEQKRKVCVIGKGVISELYGKEEEAVGTYIKINSINFMVVGVYKSKQQGGNAEQEQKNIFIPFTTFQQAFNYGDKVGWMALTAKDETSITDLKPKILEIIKALHSINPTDDRAVGNFDLYEQFNKVQSLFNILKVIAYFVGTLVLISGVIGISNIMLIVVKERTKEIGIRRALGATPGAIRGQILSESIFLTIISGMLGIAVATGIIALLNMALDSMPQGENTMFANPTVDLGVVFVALIILVGSGLLAGFIPAQTAINVKPVDALRTE
- a CDS encoding efflux RND transporter periplasmic adaptor subunit, yielding MKKGVTVTILIFIAVVFFGALYYLYAKNQESPIVFKTEKAEIKTIVKNTIATGNIQPDEEVLIKPNISGIIEEVYIKAGEKIKAGDMIAKIRVVANVSNVSSSQNQVQTAKIALDNQEKIYKRQKTLFEKDVISANDYDAAQLAYNQAKQNYLAAKQGLDIVKTGTTSSLGNYANTLIRSTVNGMVLDVPVKVGNQVIESNNFNEGTTIASVADVGRMIFIGKIDESEVGKIKEKMPIEITIGAIENKKFDAVLNYIAPKGVTENGAIQFEIKAQMINRDDTFIRAGLSANASIILEKAEKVLAIKESLVQFDKKTQKPYVEVENAPQKFQRRDLVLGVSDGIYVQVKSGISDTDKIKIWNQGLINEGDKEKK
- a CDS encoding TolC family protein, with amino-acid sequence MKINKYNSLFFAVLFGFGLTGQAQSKQWTLEECVRYALENNITVKLSELDVKNAEIDKRGALGNYLPSVNGNASHSWNIGLNQDVTTGILRNQTTQYSSVGINAGVDIYKGLQNQNTMRKAKLSIIASHYQLLKMQEDISLNVASAFLQILSNKEDLKVKKEQLLIDEKRYARSEEMVNAGTIPRGDLFDLKATVATDKQNIAVSENNLLISKLSLAQLLQLKEFADFDVVDDTNVADENNILAQSPIEIYNKAKETRTELKLAQTNLEIAEKNVSIAKGAYQPTLSGFYGFNTRASYSDQVRLDANGNPYTVGPDPIFQQFSDNKGHNFGLQLNVPIFNGFSVKNNVERNKVSLEKSKIDLEQKSLDLQRNVYTAFTDARGALNTYESSTVTLEARQQAYNYAKEKYDVGLMNSFDFTQAQTLLTNAQSDVIRTKYDYMFKIKILEFYFGIPIVPIITK
- a CDS encoding efflux RND transporter periplasmic adaptor subunit, whose amino-acid sequence is MSKKTVYFLLGGAVVIIVALVGLSKAGVIGNKDEGKEVEIAKVTASTIVETVSATGKIQPEIEIKIASMVSGEIISLNVKEGQVVKKGDLLVKINPDLYTSGLERSVANLAGTKASLTQSDASFKEAKGNYERNKILYDKGVISKSDWDKAISSFEVAKATKQSAYYNVQSASASVTEAKDNLGRTTIYSPADGTISVLNVELGERVLGTQQMAGTELLRVANLNNMEVEVDVNENDIVKIKIGDEANVEVDAYLKKKFKGIVTSISNSASTTLTSDQVTNFKVKVRILKDSYQGLLEGKPSTYSPFRPGMTATVDIITTTKNNVLAVPISSVVVKSDTTAVKDFKVEDPNEDKKPAPKNDKKFECVFVKVGDKAKIRVIKTGIQDDTNIEVMSGLKPGDVVITGPYTTVSKDLNSGDKVKLKKAEDPKK
- the tsaB gene encoding tRNA (adenosine(37)-N6)-threonylcarbamoyltransferase complex dimerization subunit type 1 TsaB — encoded protein: MSFILNIETATKNCSVSIAKDGHTIVCNELADEGYSHAEKLHVFIEEVIAKAGISAKDLNAVAVSQGPGSYTGLRIGVSAAKGLCYALNIPLIAVDTLQTLASQAGVTDGKIIPMLDARRMEVYSAIFNSDLTVERAIQAEIIDENSFQEYTDKLYFVGDCADKCKPVLTKDNFVFLENVKYPSAQAMSKISFDKYQKSDTVDVAYFEPYYLKDFMIAPPKKQ
- a CDS encoding mechanosensitive ion channel family protein, which produces MNISPEQVSKYISRFIDILVDYSPKLISAFLILFVGLYAIRLINRIIRKVMIQRNLDPTLTKFLADILLWALRILLFVTFISKLGIETSSFVAILGAMGLAVGLSLQGSLSNFAGGMLIIVFKPFKVGDTIEAQGIIATVLEIQIFVTKMLTGNNQTVFVPNGALSNGNIINYSMQGERRADLTFSISYDSDIKKAKEILIDVLNKNPNVLKKPAPEVFVKNLSASSIDFAVRPWAKNANYGAVFSETLENCKIALDEAGIAIQPYTIQK